Proteins co-encoded in one Gadus morhua chromosome 6, gadMor3.0, whole genome shotgun sequence genomic window:
- the LOC115545409 gene encoding uncharacterized protein LOC115545409 isoform X2 — protein sequence MQVKLYYLEQFTSGQPRKLVQSCMHMSPQTAFGEAKKQLEWNFGSKVKVTAAFLNKALDWPALKADDGVGVALRSYTFFLRTSYNTTEDAGYLDEMENSSHMKVFVSKLPFRMRESWRMKVCSIREEQKRRVKFRDLLDFLERQVRAAMDPVFCEIQNTRAKATTPPTPKSIGKAKGSSFATSVAQVPHQSDTPNVGNAGKIQCLFCNDGHILDKCTTFKKKPNKDKITFLQSKGVCFGCLVQGHLSRNCQERLTCRTCSKNHPTVLHIEPKPQNTPADHETQTVSNALVSLDSEGDTGVGSKECSLSVLPVKVRLNKSTKVIETYAFSDPGSSATFCTESLMTQLNAPGQKMDILLKTMGQEKYVSSHKISGLEVAALNDNKFLRLPDVYTQKSIPVTKDNIPKEEDLKKWPYLQEVELTPINASIGLLIGANAPKALEPWKIVNSEGNGPYAVQTSLGWVINGPLGQEDSDDSDTASVQVNRISLGKLEEMLIKQYNQDFVEQHCDEHAELSVEDKQFMEILSSVSSIYDPLGFLSPVILPAKQILQQLCKLKLAWDEAIPPEMAQTWQRWVDDLILLHSFSVRRCFTPSEFGNVEMAQLHHFCDASEVGFGAVSYLRLTNSEKEVCVAFVIGKARVAPLKHVTIPRLELAAAVVAVRLDKMLSKQLELNLSESVFWSDSMTVLKYIANTTTRFKTYVANRVSIISSLSNVGQWRHVGSKMNPADAASRGMKVGAFLKSSTWITGPDFLGKTEREWPASVDKASLHPDADPEVREEVLSFAAQAEEVCPTTKLLLHFSSWTRLKRAVAWIMKLKEKLRLKIKENAQCGDQTPVKQVKKTNYLPLTVDDLLLAEEAIVRFVQKKHYSSELAALKSGGVKKSSQLYKLDPIAIDDVLRVGGRLSRSALPVETKHPAILPKESHVSKLILQHVHNKVGHRGRNHMLSTLRRKYWIPHANAAARKIISECVICLKQRQRPGEQKMSDLPVDRVTADAPPFTHVGLDYFGPIEVKKGRSLVKRYGALFTCLTCRAVHLEVAHSLNTDSCINAIRRFICRRGQVKEIRTDNGTNFVSTNRRKKIAAFCN from the exons ATGCAGGTTAAGCTTTATTATTTAGAGCAATTCACATCTGGGCAGCCCAGAAAGCTGGTGCAGAGCTGCATGCATATGAGCCCACAAACTGCATTCGGAGAGGCTAAAAAGCAGTTGGAGTGGAACTTCGGAAGCAAAGTGAAAGTTACAGCTGCATTTCTGAACAAGGCATTGGATTGGCCAGCCCTGAAAGCAGATGACGGCGTAGGTGTAGCATTaagatcatacacatttttCCTAAGAACCAGTTATAACACAACGGAGGACGCCGGATATTTGGACGAAATGGAAAACTCCTCACACATGAAGGTGTTCGTCTCCAAGCTGCCGTTCAGGATGCGTGAGTCCTGGAGGATGAAAGTGTGCAGCATCAGAGAGGAGCAAAAACGGAGAGTGAAATTCAGAGACCTACTGGACTTCCTGGAAAGGCAAGTGAGAGCTGCAATGGACCCCGTCTTCTGTGAAATTCAAAATACAAGAGCAAAAgccacaacaccaccaacccccaAGTCAATTGGAAAAGCCAAAGGCAGCAGCTTCGCCACCTCTGTTGCTCAGGTGCCACACCAGAGTGACACGCCCAACGTTGGAAATGCAGGCAAAATTCAGTGCTTGTTTTGCAATGACGGCCACATACTTGACAAGTGCACAACATTCAAAAAGAaaccaaacaaagacaaaattaCGTTTTTACAGAGCAAAGGCGTGTGCTTTGGATGCTTAGTACAAGGTCACTTAAGCAGGAACTGTCAAGAAAGGCTGACATGCCGCACCTGCAGTAAGAATCATCCAACAGTTCTGCACATCGAACCAAAACCTCAGAACACCCCAGCCGACCATGAAACACAAACGGTCTCCAACGCACTTGTGTCCTTGGACTCTGAAGGTGATACTGGGGTCGGTTCTAAAGAATGCTCGCTGTCTGTTCTACCTGTCAAAGTCAGACTAAACAAAAGCACAAAAGTAATCGAAACATACGCTTTCTCGGACCCAGGCAGCTCAGCCACATTCTGTACCGAGTCATTAATGACTCAGCTGAACGCACCTGGACAAAAAATGGACATACTGCTGAAGACGATGGGGCAGGAGAAGTATGTGAGTAGTCATAAGATCTCTGGCTTGGAAGTAGCTGCCTTAAATGACAACAAATTCTTGAGACTGCCAGATGTGTACACTCAAAAGTCAATCCCTGTCACGAAAGACAACATACCCAAAGAAGAAGACCTTAAAAAATGGCCTTACTTACAAGAAGTGGAACTGACGCCCATCAATGCAAGTATTGGACTGCTGATTGGTGCAAACGCACCTAAAGCACTGGAACCATGGAAAATAGTCAACAGTGAAGGTAATGGACCCTACGCTGTCCAGACTagtcttggatgggtcatcaaCGGCCCACTTGGACAAGAAGATAGCGACGACAGCGATACAGCTTCCGTACAGGTGAATCGCATCTCATTAGGAAAATTGGAAGAAATGTTGATTAAGCAGTATAATCAAGATTTTGTCGAACAGCACTGTGACGAACACGCTGAATTGTCTGTGGAGGACAAACAGTTTATGGAAATACTGTCAAGTGTGAGCTCCATTTACGACCCACTAGGGTTCTTAAGCCCGGTGATACTCCCCGCAAAGCAGATTCTGCAGCAGCTGTGCAAGTTGAAGCTGGCGTGGGATGAGGCAATACCACCAGAGATGGCACAAACATGGCAAAGGTGGGTGGATGATTTGATTCTGTTACACTCATTCAGTGTCAGAAGATGCTTCACACCTAGTGAATTTGGAAATGTAGAAATGGCACAGCTGCATCACTTTTGTGATGCCAGCGAAGTTGGATTCGGTGCCGTATCATACTTACGGCTAACTAACAGCGAGAAGGAagtgtgtgttgcttttgttATAGGCAAAGCAAGGGTGGCTCCACTCAAGCACGTCACCATACCTCGCCTGGAACTGGCTGCAGCAGTCGTTGCTGTGCGCCTGGACAAGATGCTGTCAAAACAGTTGGAGCTCaacctcagtgagtcagtctTTTGGTCCGACAGCATGACCGTCCTAAAATACATCGCAAACACCACCACTCGCTTTAAGACCTATGTAGCCAATAGAGTTTCCATCATAAGTTCACTGTCTAATGTCGGTCAGTGGAGACATGTTGGCTCTAAGATGAATCCTGCAGACGCAGCTTCGCGAGGCATGAAAGTTGGAGCCTTCCTGAAGTCCTCAACCTGGATCACTGGTCCTGACTTTCTCGGAAAAACCGAGCGTGAGTGGCCAGCAAGCGTGGACAAAGCATCGCTGCATCCGGACGCTGACCCagaagtgagagaggaggtcCTTTCCTTCGCCGCACAGGCGGAAGAAGTATGTCCCACCACTAAACTGTTGCTGCACTTCTCTAGCTGGACAAGGCTCAAGAGAGCCGTGGCATGGATTATGAAACTGAAAGAAAAGCTAAGGCTAAAGATAAAAGAAAATGCACAATGTGGAGATCAaactcctgtcaaacaggtaaagaaaacaaactacTTACCACTCACAGTCGATGACCTGCTCTTAGCAGAGGAGGCAATAGTGCGCTTTGTGCAAAAGAAACATTACTCCAGCGAATTGGCTGCACTGAAATCAGGTGGTGTAAAGAAATCCAGTCAACTGTACAAACTTGACCCCATTGCCATTGATGATGTATTGAGAGTTGGTGGTAGGCTGAGCAGGTCCGCTCTACCTGTGGAAACAAAACACCCTGCAATACTACCAAAAGAAAGTCACGTCTCAAAGCTCATTCTtcaacatgtacacaataaagtTGGTCACAGGGGAAGAAATCATATGCTCTCAACCCTACGACGAAAGTACTGGATTCCTCATGCAAATGCAGCAGCCAGAAAGATcatcagtgagtgtgtgatatGCCTAAAGCAGCGCCAAAGACCAGGTGAGCAGAAAATGTCTGACCTGCCTGTTGACAGAGTCACAGCTGATGCCCCACCATTCACACATGTGGGCCTAGATTATTTTGGGCCAATAGAAGTTAAGAAAGGCAGAAGCCTAGTTAAAAGATATGGAGCACTTTTTACTTGCCTAACCTGTCGCGCAGTACACCTGGAGGTGGCGCATTCCCTCAATACAGATTCCTGTATAAACGCCATCAGGAGGTTTATCTGCCGCAGAGGCCAAGTCAAAGAAATCCGGACGGATAATGGAACCAACTTCGTCAGCACAAACC GACGTAAAAAGATTGCTGCGTTCTGTAACTAA
- the LOC115545409 gene encoding uncharacterized protein LOC115545409 isoform X1: MQVKLYYLEQFTSGQPRKLVQSCMHMSPQTAFGEAKKQLEWNFGSKVKVTAAFLNKALDWPALKADDGVGVALRSYTFFLRTSYNTTEDAGYLDEMENSSHMKVFVSKLPFRMRESWRMKVCSIREEQKRRVKFRDLLDFLERQVRAAMDPVFCEIQNTRAKATTPPTPKSIGKAKGSSFATSVAQVPHQSDTPNVGNAGKIQCLFCNDGHILDKCTTFKKKPNKDKITFLQSKGVCFGCLVQGHLSRNCQERLTCRTCSKNHPTVLHIEPKPQNTPADHETQTVSNALVSLDSEGDTGVGSKECSLSVLPVKVRLNKSTKVIETYAFSDPGSSATFCTESLMTQLNAPGQKMDILLKTMGQEKYVSSHKISGLEVAALNDNKFLRLPDVYTQKSIPVTKDNIPKEEDLKKWPYLQEVELTPINASIGLLIGANAPKALEPWKIVNSEGNGPYAVQTSLGWVINGPLGQEDSDDSDTASVQVNRISLGKLEEMLIKQYNQDFVEQHCDEHAELSVEDKQFMEILSSVSSIYDPLGFLSPVILPAKQILQQLCKLKLAWDEAIPPEMAQTWQRWVDDLILLHSFSVRRCFTPSEFGNVEMAQLHHFCDASEVGFGAVSYLRLTNSEKEVCVAFVIGKARVAPLKHVTIPRLELAAAVVAVRLDKMLSKQLELNLSESVFWSDSMTVLKYIANTTTRFKTYVANRVSIISSLSNVGQWRHVGSKMNPADAASRGMKVGAFLKSSTWITGPDFLGKTEREWPASVDKASLHPDADPEVREEVLSFAAQAEEVCPTTKLLLHFSSWTRLKRAVAWIMKLKEKLRLKIKENAQCGDQTPVKQVKKTNYLPLTVDDLLLAEEAIVRFVQKKHYSSELAALKSGGVKKSSQLYKLDPIAIDDVLRVGGRLSRSALPVETKHPAILPKESHVSKLILQHVHNKVGHRGRNHMLSTLRRKYWIPHANAAARKIISECVICLKQRQRPGEQKMSDLPVDRVTADAPPFTHVGLDYFGPIEVKKGRSLVKRYGALFTCLTCRAVHLEVAHSLNTDSCINAIRRFICRRGQVKEIRTDNGTNFVSTNRLFKKDDLYARRRWRQVQYIADLFWKRWTTEYLPQLQERQKWNKVHRNFTVGDIVLVVEESAPRGAWPIGRITDTMADSKGCVRRVRVKTQTNELEKPITKICLLVGVV, translated from the exons ATGCAGGTTAAGCTTTATTATTTAGAGCAATTCACATCTGGGCAGCCCAGAAAGCTGGTGCAGAGCTGCATGCATATGAGCCCACAAACTGCATTCGGAGAGGCTAAAAAGCAGTTGGAGTGGAACTTCGGAAGCAAAGTGAAAGTTACAGCTGCATTTCTGAACAAGGCATTGGATTGGCCAGCCCTGAAAGCAGATGACGGCGTAGGTGTAGCATTaagatcatacacatttttCCTAAGAACCAGTTATAACACAACGGAGGACGCCGGATATTTGGACGAAATGGAAAACTCCTCACACATGAAGGTGTTCGTCTCCAAGCTGCCGTTCAGGATGCGTGAGTCCTGGAGGATGAAAGTGTGCAGCATCAGAGAGGAGCAAAAACGGAGAGTGAAATTCAGAGACCTACTGGACTTCCTGGAAAGGCAAGTGAGAGCTGCAATGGACCCCGTCTTCTGTGAAATTCAAAATACAAGAGCAAAAgccacaacaccaccaacccccaAGTCAATTGGAAAAGCCAAAGGCAGCAGCTTCGCCACCTCTGTTGCTCAGGTGCCACACCAGAGTGACACGCCCAACGTTGGAAATGCAGGCAAAATTCAGTGCTTGTTTTGCAATGACGGCCACATACTTGACAAGTGCACAACATTCAAAAAGAaaccaaacaaagacaaaattaCGTTTTTACAGAGCAAAGGCGTGTGCTTTGGATGCTTAGTACAAGGTCACTTAAGCAGGAACTGTCAAGAAAGGCTGACATGCCGCACCTGCAGTAAGAATCATCCAACAGTTCTGCACATCGAACCAAAACCTCAGAACACCCCAGCCGACCATGAAACACAAACGGTCTCCAACGCACTTGTGTCCTTGGACTCTGAAGGTGATACTGGGGTCGGTTCTAAAGAATGCTCGCTGTCTGTTCTACCTGTCAAAGTCAGACTAAACAAAAGCACAAAAGTAATCGAAACATACGCTTTCTCGGACCCAGGCAGCTCAGCCACATTCTGTACCGAGTCATTAATGACTCAGCTGAACGCACCTGGACAAAAAATGGACATACTGCTGAAGACGATGGGGCAGGAGAAGTATGTGAGTAGTCATAAGATCTCTGGCTTGGAAGTAGCTGCCTTAAATGACAACAAATTCTTGAGACTGCCAGATGTGTACACTCAAAAGTCAATCCCTGTCACGAAAGACAACATACCCAAAGAAGAAGACCTTAAAAAATGGCCTTACTTACAAGAAGTGGAACTGACGCCCATCAATGCAAGTATTGGACTGCTGATTGGTGCAAACGCACCTAAAGCACTGGAACCATGGAAAATAGTCAACAGTGAAGGTAATGGACCCTACGCTGTCCAGACTagtcttggatgggtcatcaaCGGCCCACTTGGACAAGAAGATAGCGACGACAGCGATACAGCTTCCGTACAGGTGAATCGCATCTCATTAGGAAAATTGGAAGAAATGTTGATTAAGCAGTATAATCAAGATTTTGTCGAACAGCACTGTGACGAACACGCTGAATTGTCTGTGGAGGACAAACAGTTTATGGAAATACTGTCAAGTGTGAGCTCCATTTACGACCCACTAGGGTTCTTAAGCCCGGTGATACTCCCCGCAAAGCAGATTCTGCAGCAGCTGTGCAAGTTGAAGCTGGCGTGGGATGAGGCAATACCACCAGAGATGGCACAAACATGGCAAAGGTGGGTGGATGATTTGATTCTGTTACACTCATTCAGTGTCAGAAGATGCTTCACACCTAGTGAATTTGGAAATGTAGAAATGGCACAGCTGCATCACTTTTGTGATGCCAGCGAAGTTGGATTCGGTGCCGTATCATACTTACGGCTAACTAACAGCGAGAAGGAagtgtgtgttgcttttgttATAGGCAAAGCAAGGGTGGCTCCACTCAAGCACGTCACCATACCTCGCCTGGAACTGGCTGCAGCAGTCGTTGCTGTGCGCCTGGACAAGATGCTGTCAAAACAGTTGGAGCTCaacctcagtgagtcagtctTTTGGTCCGACAGCATGACCGTCCTAAAATACATCGCAAACACCACCACTCGCTTTAAGACCTATGTAGCCAATAGAGTTTCCATCATAAGTTCACTGTCTAATGTCGGTCAGTGGAGACATGTTGGCTCTAAGATGAATCCTGCAGACGCAGCTTCGCGAGGCATGAAAGTTGGAGCCTTCCTGAAGTCCTCAACCTGGATCACTGGTCCTGACTTTCTCGGAAAAACCGAGCGTGAGTGGCCAGCAAGCGTGGACAAAGCATCGCTGCATCCGGACGCTGACCCagaagtgagagaggaggtcCTTTCCTTCGCCGCACAGGCGGAAGAAGTATGTCCCACCACTAAACTGTTGCTGCACTTCTCTAGCTGGACAAGGCTCAAGAGAGCCGTGGCATGGATTATGAAACTGAAAGAAAAGCTAAGGCTAAAGATAAAAGAAAATGCACAATGTGGAGATCAaactcctgtcaaacaggtaaagaaaacaaactacTTACCACTCACAGTCGATGACCTGCTCTTAGCAGAGGAGGCAATAGTGCGCTTTGTGCAAAAGAAACATTACTCCAGCGAATTGGCTGCACTGAAATCAGGTGGTGTAAAGAAATCCAGTCAACTGTACAAACTTGACCCCATTGCCATTGATGATGTATTGAGAGTTGGTGGTAGGCTGAGCAGGTCCGCTCTACCTGTGGAAACAAAACACCCTGCAATACTACCAAAAGAAAGTCACGTCTCAAAGCTCATTCTtcaacatgtacacaataaagtTGGTCACAGGGGAAGAAATCATATGCTCTCAACCCTACGACGAAAGTACTGGATTCCTCATGCAAATGCAGCAGCCAGAAAGATcatcagtgagtgtgtgatatGCCTAAAGCAGCGCCAAAGACCAGGTGAGCAGAAAATGTCTGACCTGCCTGTTGACAGAGTCACAGCTGATGCCCCACCATTCACACATGTGGGCCTAGATTATTTTGGGCCAATAGAAGTTAAGAAAGGCAGAAGCCTAGTTAAAAGATATGGAGCACTTTTTACTTGCCTAACCTGTCGCGCAGTACACCTGGAGGTGGCGCATTCCCTCAATACAGATTCCTGTATAAACGCCATCAGGAGGTTTATCTGCCGCAGAGGCCAAGTCAAAGAAATCCGGACGGATAATGGAACCAACTTCGTCAGCACAAACC GTTTATTCAAGAAGGATGACCTGTACGCTCGGAGACGCTGGAGGCAAGTGCAATACATCGCCGACCTCTTCTGGAAGAGGTGGACGACCGAGTACCTCCCTCAACTGCAAGAGCGGCAGAAGTGGAACAAAGTTCACAGAAACTTCACAGTTGGTGACATCGTGCTCGTGGTGGAAGAGTCCGCACCCAGAGGTGCGTGGCCCATTGGGCGCATCACCGACACCATGGCAGACTCCAAAGGGTGCGTTCGACGGGTCCGTGTCAAGACACAGACCAACGAGTTGGAAAAGCCCATCACCAAGATCTGCCTCCTGGTGGGGGTAGTTTAA